From a single Micromonospora carbonacea genomic region:
- the hemQ gene encoding hydrogen peroxide-dependent heme synthase, which produces MTEQTNAARLRELNESIRYTMWSVYRATSPLPSLRENVTGEVEALFAELAGKDVTVRGTYDVAGLRADADLMIWWHAPTSDALQDAYLRLRRTTLGRALTPVWSQLALHRPAEFNKSHIPAFLAGEQARAYLCVYPFVRSYEWYLLPDAERRELLAEHGKMARGYPDVRANTVASFALGDYEWMLAFEADELHRIVDLMRDLRASGARRHVREEVPFYTGRRRAIADIVTCLP; this is translated from the coding sequence ATGACCGAGCAGACCAACGCGGCGCGGCTGCGGGAGCTCAACGAGAGCATCCGCTACACGATGTGGTCGGTGTACCGGGCGACCAGCCCGCTGCCGTCGCTGCGGGAGAACGTCACCGGCGAGGTCGAGGCGCTCTTCGCCGAGCTGGCCGGCAAGGACGTGACGGTGCGCGGCACGTACGACGTCGCCGGGCTGCGCGCCGACGCCGACCTGATGATCTGGTGGCACGCACCGACCAGCGACGCGCTCCAGGACGCGTACCTGCGGTTGCGCCGCACCACCCTGGGCCGGGCGCTGACCCCGGTGTGGTCGCAGCTCGCCCTGCACCGGCCGGCGGAGTTCAACAAGAGCCACATCCCGGCGTTCCTGGCCGGCGAACAGGCGCGGGCGTACCTGTGCGTCTACCCGTTCGTCCGCTCCTACGAGTGGTACCTGCTGCCCGACGCCGAGCGGCGCGAGCTGCTCGCCGAGCACGGGAAGATGGCCCGGGGGTACCCGGACGTGCGGGCCAACACGGTCGCCTCGTTCGCCCTCGGCGACTACGAGTGGATGCTCGCCTTCGAGGCCGACGAGCTGCACCGCATCGTGGACCTGATGCGTGACCTGCGGGCGTCGGGGGCCCGCCGGCACGTCCGGGAGGAGGTCCCGTTCTACACGGGCCGGCGCCGCGCGATCGCCGACATCGTCACCTGTCTGCCCTGA